From Gemmatimonadaceae bacterium, the proteins below share one genomic window:
- a CDS encoding gamma-glutamyltransferase produces MTATRRARGADWVWHCLLAVAVLACGGPRVTPDDLVAAPGKRAEGPAGMVAASTPEAAAAGAEILRRGGNATDAAVAVAFALSVTDISQTGLGGGGVLIAYDARARRAQHLQFYPRTGADARWADTLSEGAQAPAGRAAGVPGMVAGLLEAHARFGRLPREAVMAPAIRLASDGFVVTPLLSRTISSARRRLESDPAATALLLPDGEPLRPGDRLVQPMLASTLSAIASNGPTAFYSGGVAVRLAEKVQAAGGLIAAADLAEYRVTDVPPLCGEWRGLTVLAPPPPMGGAPLLAMLQLAEAMGVTASTGLSRAPAAVAGLTDAIRAVQSDARWWRGDPDVMAVPALGFASAAYARDRMRVAAGPVADTMAIGDPWPYETTQAAGSCAAYPRAAAVRGTSDLPGSGESADATSLTSHLAVVDAEGNAVSATTTVGVLFGSGVYTDGFFLNSSAGNLDDRTRGPRRVANSTIAPALLLDGAGVRLVIGAAGSQYIQPAITQVTLRVLAFGEDPFRAISAPRIQPNHLRRDVEVEPGFDPDVYAALVTRGYRPLSRTADIQFGGVHAILVRPDGRRIGVADPRRDGIAVRQ; encoded by the coding sequence ATGACGGCGACGCGGCGCGCTCGAGGCGCGGACTGGGTGTGGCATTGCCTGCTTGCAGTCGCCGTCCTCGCGTGCGGCGGCCCGCGTGTCACGCCAGATGATCTGGTAGCGGCGCCCGGCAAGCGCGCCGAGGGACCCGCCGGAATGGTTGCGGCCTCCACGCCAGAGGCCGCCGCGGCCGGTGCAGAGATTCTGCGGCGCGGCGGAAACGCGACCGACGCTGCTGTCGCCGTCGCTTTCGCGCTCTCGGTCACGGATATCTCCCAGACGGGACTCGGCGGCGGCGGCGTCTTGATTGCCTACGACGCGCGTGCCCGACGTGCGCAGCATCTGCAGTTCTATCCGCGCACCGGCGCGGACGCCCGCTGGGCGGACACCTTGTCGGAGGGCGCGCAGGCGCCCGCAGGGCGCGCGGCCGGAGTGCCGGGGATGGTCGCCGGGCTGCTCGAGGCGCACGCACGTTTCGGACGACTCCCGCGCGAAGCGGTGATGGCGCCAGCGATTCGCTTGGCGAGCGATGGATTCGTGGTGACACCGCTGCTCTCCCGCACCATCAGCTCGGCCCGACGTCGGCTGGAGTCGGATCCCGCGGCCACGGCGCTGCTGTTGCCCGATGGCGAACCGCTACGGCCGGGCGACCGACTGGTGCAACCGATGCTGGCCTCCACGCTCAGCGCCATCGCGTCAAATGGACCAACGGCGTTCTACAGCGGTGGTGTAGCGGTGCGTTTGGCGGAGAAGGTGCAGGCTGCGGGCGGACTGATTGCCGCCGCCGACCTCGCCGAGTATCGCGTGACGGACGTGCCTCCGCTGTGCGGCGAGTGGCGTGGGCTCACGGTGCTCGCACCGCCGCCCCCGATGGGTGGCGCTCCGTTGCTGGCGATGCTGCAACTCGCCGAGGCGATGGGCGTCACCGCCTCCACAGGCTTGTCGCGTGCGCCCGCGGCGGTGGCGGGTCTCACCGATGCGATCCGGGCCGTGCAGTCCGACGCACGGTGGTGGCGCGGCGATCCCGATGTGATGGCGGTGCCAGCGTTGGGGTTTGCCAGCGCGGCGTATGCGCGCGATCGCATGCGAGTGGCTGCCGGCCCCGTGGCCGACACGATGGCGATCGGTGACCCTTGGCCGTACGAGACTACGCAGGCAGCGGGCAGCTGCGCGGCGTATCCGCGTGCCGCCGCTGTGCGCGGGACGAGCGACCTGCCTGGCAGCGGCGAGTCCGCGGACGCGACAAGCCTCACTTCGCACCTCGCCGTTGTGGATGCCGAAGGAAACGCCGTGTCCGCCACGACCACGGTCGGCGTGCTCTTCGGGTCTGGCGTCTACACAGATGGATTCTTCCTGAACTCAAGTGCGGGCAATCTCGACGATCGTACACGCGGCCCGCGTCGGGTGGCCAACTCCACGATCGCGCCGGCGCTGTTGCTCGACGGTGCAGGGGTGCGCTTGGTCATCGGTGCGGCGGGCTCGCAGTACATCCAGCCCGCCATCACGCAGGTCACCCTGCGGGTGCTGGCGTTTGGGGAGGATCCCTTCCGCGCCATCTCGGCGCCGCGCATCCAGCCCAACCACCTCCGACGTGACGTGGAGGTGGAGCCTGGGTTCGATCCCGACGTCTACGCGGCGCTAGTGACGCGTGGGTATCGCCCGCTGAGCCGCACGGCGGACATCCAGTTTGGCGGTGTGCACGCGATTCTCGTCCGGCCCGACGGCCGGCGAATTGGTGTCGCGGACCCCCGTCGCGACGGTATTGCAGTCAGGCAGTAG
- a CDS encoding sulfite exporter TauE/SafE family protein, with protein sequence MDFSGLTAQLSSSPIVALGLVFAAGVLTSLNPCIYPMIPITAAIVGGQTVGDAKPPKWRTLVLTLAYVFGLAAVYSTLGLIAGVTGTMFGTISTNPWLYFAMANVLIIAALAMFDVIPVRLPAALAARAATAGTAGRAGGAFVMGSMSGLVAAPCGAPVMAAILTWVGSQGSPTLGFVYLLVFSLGMCSLLVLVGLFSGTVSRLPRAGNWMNWVKKGFGVVMIAVAQYYLIEMGKLLI encoded by the coding sequence ATGGATTTCTCCGGCCTCACCGCCCAGCTCTCCTCGAGTCCCATCGTCGCGCTGGGACTCGTGTTTGCCGCGGGCGTCCTGACCAGCCTGAATCCCTGCATCTATCCGATGATCCCCATCACGGCGGCCATCGTTGGCGGGCAGACGGTCGGGGACGCCAAGCCACCCAAGTGGCGCACGTTGGTGCTCACGCTGGCGTATGTGTTCGGACTGGCCGCCGTGTACTCCACGCTGGGCCTCATCGCCGGCGTCACGGGCACCATGTTCGGCACCATCAGCACGAACCCGTGGCTGTATTTTGCGATGGCGAACGTGCTCATCATCGCAGCACTGGCGATGTTCGATGTGATTCCGGTCCGCCTGCCGGCGGCGCTCGCCGCACGAGCGGCGACGGCGGGAACGGCGGGTCGGGCCGGCGGCGCCTTCGTGATGGGGAGCATGTCTGGGTTGGTGGCCGCACCCTGCGGTGCGCCGGTGATGGCCGCGATCCTCACCTGGGTCGGCTCGCAGGGGAGCCCCACGCTCGGTTTCGTGTACCTGCTCGTGTTCTCGTTGGGGATGTGCTCGCTGCTCGTGCTGGTCGGCCTCTTCAGCGGCACCGTCTCGCGCTTGCCGCGGGCCGGCAACTGGATGAACTGGGTGAAGAAGGGCTTCGGCGTCGTGATGATTGCCGTGGCGCAGTACTACCTGATTGAAATGGGGAAGCTGTTGATATGA
- a CDS encoding TlpA family protein disulfide reductase: MKTTIRLALASIALSALTATAGPAQELGLAVGTTAPAAAVETLDGSAANLSTVLGGGKPTVIEFWATWCSNCRELEPAMEAAFTKHKDRVRFVGVAVGVNQSDERVRRYVAEHLSGFTHFYDRRGNAVEAYDVPATSYVVVLDGQGKVVYSGLGGKQDIEGAIAKALR, translated from the coding sequence ATGAAGACCACAATCCGACTCGCGCTTGCCTCGATTGCACTCAGCGCGTTGACCGCCACAGCTGGCCCGGCCCAGGAACTCGGGCTCGCCGTCGGCACGACGGCTCCCGCCGCCGCGGTGGAGACCCTTGATGGCAGCGCGGCGAACCTCAGCACCGTACTCGGTGGCGGCAAGCCGACCGTGATCGAGTTCTGGGCGACTTGGTGCTCGAACTGCCGCGAGTTGGAGCCGGCGATGGAAGCAGCGTTCACAAAGCACAAAGACCGTGTGCGCTTCGTCGGCGTGGCTGTGGGCGTCAACCAGTCCGACGAGCGTGTGCGTCGCTATGTGGCAGAGCACCTCAGCGGCTTCACGCACTTCTATGACCGGCGCGGCAACGCGGTCGAAGCCTACGACGTGCCGGCCACCAGCTACGTGGTCGTGCTCGATGGGCAGGGCAAGGTCGTGTACAGCGGCCTTGGCGGGAAGCAGGACATCGAAGGCGCCATCGCCAAGGCGCTGCGCTAG
- a CDS encoding 2'-5' RNA ligase family protein translates to MNGIFITAELEGDLAKRIHALQEEFDPKMANHLPPHVTLTGSSGAGPLPPDTPVETIRAALEPIAATTAPVTLKFGLPERFVGRNIVSLRLDPHGPLRALHERVKTSGLPFQPARYPFTPHCTLNLFPALTPEKLKKMLAVRITEPFTIRLLHVYHTKEPQPPTLLFEVALTGS, encoded by the coding sequence ATGAACGGCATCTTCATCACTGCGGAGCTCGAGGGCGACCTCGCGAAGCGCATTCACGCGCTGCAGGAGGAGTTCGATCCGAAGATGGCGAACCACCTGCCGCCGCACGTGACGCTGACGGGATCGTCGGGGGCCGGACCCCTGCCGCCGGACACGCCGGTCGAGACCATTCGCGCGGCCCTCGAACCGATTGCGGCGACGACCGCGCCCGTGACGCTGAAGTTCGGGCTCCCCGAACGCTTCGTGGGCCGCAACATCGTCTCGCTGCGACTCGATCCGCACGGGCCGCTGCGCGCGCTGCACGAGCGCGTGAAGACCAGCGGGCTGCCGTTCCAGCCGGCGCGCTATCCCTTCACGCCGCATTGCACGCTCAACCTGTTTCCGGCGCTCACGCCCGAGAAGCTGAAGAAGATGCTCGCGGTGCGGATCACGGAGCCGTTCACGATCCGGCTCCTGCACGTCTATCACACCAAGGAACCGCAGCCGCCGACGCTGTTGTTTGAGGTCGCGCTGACGGGATCCTAG
- a CDS encoding phosphatase PAP2 family protein, whose amino-acid sequence MHGVRLLVLAVAAALLPASVTAQVAADSSTPPPPAFSVVELRRFAFVGLLGAAAYAGDAAVRDGVQASGPQGNAVLDGLAEFGNAWGQPGVVGLGLAMWGGGLLAKRPIVASSGLRAIEAITVSGAVTKLLKGSFGRARPYVAPNDRTDWQLFRGFGHSNGEYEAMPSGHATAAFAFAAAVTGEVAHRAPAHARWVGIATYSAAAVTAYARVHDDRHWLSDVTVGAGVGTVTGLAIVRWHATRPNNVIDRWLLAPILAPSPSGGWTLGLRVSPR is encoded by the coding sequence GTGCACGGTGTTCGCCTGTTGGTCCTTGCAGTGGCAGCCGCATTGTTGCCGGCGTCGGTGACGGCGCAGGTCGCGGCGGATTCGAGCACGCCTCCGCCCCCGGCCTTCAGTGTCGTCGAGTTGCGGCGCTTCGCGTTCGTCGGCCTGCTGGGTGCGGCTGCCTATGCCGGCGATGCGGCCGTGCGTGACGGCGTTCAGGCCTCGGGGCCACAGGGCAATGCAGTGCTCGACGGCCTCGCCGAGTTCGGCAACGCTTGGGGACAACCGGGTGTTGTGGGGCTGGGGCTGGCCATGTGGGGAGGCGGCCTGCTTGCGAAACGGCCAATCGTTGCGAGCTCCGGACTACGGGCTATCGAAGCCATCACCGTGAGTGGTGCGGTGACCAAGCTGCTCAAGGGCAGCTTCGGCCGTGCCCGTCCATATGTCGCGCCGAATGATCGCACGGATTGGCAGCTGTTCCGCGGCTTCGGGCATTCGAACGGCGAGTACGAGGCAATGCCGTCTGGGCACGCCACCGCGGCGTTTGCCTTTGCCGCCGCCGTGACCGGAGAAGTCGCGCATCGGGCTCCGGCGCACGCGCGCTGGGTCGGAATCGCCACCTACTCCGCCGCTGCAGTAACCGCTTATGCGCGCGTGCACGACGATCGGCACTGGCTGAGCGATGTCACGGTGGGCGCCGGGGTCGGCACGGTCACCGGACTCGCCATCGTGCGATGGCACGCGACGCGACCGAACAACGTGATTGACCGTTGGCTGCTCGCGCCGATTCTGGCGCCATCGCCATCGGGTGGTTGGACCCTTGGCCTCAGGGTCAGCCCGCGATGA
- a CDS encoding GNAT family N-acetyltransferase, protein MIIRHFQNHADRAQCVELQELTWGRGFTEKVPAAMLLVAQETGGVAAGAYAEDGTLLGFVFGVTGLRNGKLAHWSDMLAVRPEAQGQRLGERLKSYQRDHCRSIGVHTIYWTYDPLVARNAHLNLNRMGARVDEFVAAMYGEGTNSPLQGDMPTDRFIVSWPVNPAESAVALDALPPDVAVVVDSDASEQPLAMSANVGVRIPRDITALAAADIAAARRWRFATRRAFAHYLTRGYHVRGFVADEAGGTYLLVRRQEP, encoded by the coding sequence GTGATCATCCGTCATTTCCAGAACCACGCCGACCGCGCGCAGTGCGTCGAACTGCAGGAGCTCACCTGGGGCCGCGGGTTTACCGAAAAGGTCCCCGCCGCGATGCTCCTCGTCGCGCAGGAGACCGGCGGCGTGGCGGCTGGCGCCTATGCCGAGGACGGCACGCTGCTCGGCTTCGTCTTCGGCGTCACCGGTTTGAGAAACGGGAAGCTGGCGCATTGGTCCGACATGCTGGCGGTGCGGCCCGAGGCGCAGGGCCAGCGGCTCGGGGAACGCCTCAAGTCCTACCAGCGCGATCACTGCCGCAGTATCGGCGTCCACACGATCTACTGGACCTACGACCCGCTGGTGGCGCGGAACGCGCATCTCAACCTGAACCGTATGGGCGCGCGCGTGGATGAGTTCGTGGCCGCGATGTACGGCGAGGGCACCAACTCGCCGTTGCAGGGCGATATGCCCACGGACCGTTTCATCGTCTCTTGGCCGGTCAATCCCGCCGAGTCGGCGGTCGCGCTCGACGCGTTGCCGCCGGACGTTGCTGTAGTAGTGGACAGCGACGCCTCGGAGCAACCGTTGGCGATGTCCGCCAACGTGGGCGTTCGCATCCCGCGCGACATCACGGCACTCGCCGCCGCCGACATCGCGGCGGCACGCCGCTGGCGCTTCGCGACGCGTCGCGCCTTCGCGCACTACCTGACGCGCGGCTACCACGTACGCGGCTTCGTCGCCGACGAAGCGGGCGGCACCTACCTCCTCGTGCGCCGGCAGGAGCCGTGA
- the menC gene encoding o-succinylbenzoate synthase — protein sequence MIHLDRIVLREIHLPLREPFRISSGEMRERRILLLELFDRDGASTWSECVVDDAPNYSSETLDTAWPTIVRWLAPRLLGKSVESHTKVDALLATDVRGHNMAKAALEMGCWALAAVQAGLPLARLLGGTRSRIATGISIGIQPDVRTLIAKATAARDAGYRKIKLKIAPRHDVEWVAAVRLALGDDAHLMADANNAYTLDDADRLAALDPLNLMMIEQPLAYDDLVRHAELQRRIRTPLCLDESITSLERAQDMVTLGAGRIVNIKPGRVGGFAQSLAIHDFCEQANVPVWCGGMLESGIGRAYNVALASLPNFSLPGDLSPSARYWTQDVVTPEWTMDAEGMVAVPSEAPGIGITVDRERIASLTVRTEELRPQ from the coding sequence GTGATCCACCTCGATCGCATCGTCCTGCGGGAGATCCATCTCCCGCTCCGCGAACCGTTCCGCATCTCCTCCGGCGAGATGCGTGAGCGACGCATCCTCCTGCTCGAGCTCTTCGACCGGGACGGCGCGAGCACCTGGAGCGAATGCGTGGTGGACGACGCGCCGAACTACTCGTCCGAGACCTTGGACACGGCCTGGCCGACCATCGTGCGCTGGCTCGCGCCGCGGCTGCTCGGCAAGTCCGTCGAGTCGCACACCAAGGTTGATGCGCTGCTGGCGACCGATGTCCGCGGCCACAACATGGCCAAGGCCGCGTTGGAGATGGGCTGTTGGGCACTGGCCGCCGTGCAAGCCGGCCTACCGCTTGCCCGATTGCTCGGCGGCACGCGCAGCCGGATCGCGACGGGCATCAGCATCGGCATCCAACCGGACGTGCGCACGCTGATCGCCAAGGCCACCGCGGCCCGCGACGCCGGGTATCGCAAGATCAAACTCAAGATCGCACCGCGTCACGACGTGGAGTGGGTAGCCGCCGTGCGTCTGGCCCTCGGTGACGACGCACACCTGATGGCCGACGCCAACAACGCCTACACGCTCGACGATGCCGATCGGTTGGCGGCGCTGGATCCGCTCAACCTGATGATGATCGAGCAGCCCCTGGCCTACGACGACCTCGTGCGTCACGCAGAGCTGCAACGTCGGATTCGCACGCCGCTCTGCCTCGACGAGTCCATCACCTCGCTCGAGCGGGCGCAGGACATGGTGACCTTGGGGGCGGGGCGAATCGTCAACATCAAGCCGGGGCGCGTGGGCGGGTTCGCGCAGAGTCTGGCCATCCACGACTTCTGCGAGCAGGCGAACGTCCCCGTGTGGTGCGGCGGGATGTTGGAGAGCGGCATCGGCCGCGCCTACAACGTCGCCCTGGCCTCACTGCCGAACTTCTCGTTGCCCGGCGATCTGTCGCCGAGCGCGCGCTACTGGACCCAGGACGTCGTCACGCCGGAATGGACGATGGACGCCGAGGGAATGGTGGCCGTGCCGTCGGAGGCGCCGGGCATCGGGATCACCGTGGACCGTGAGCGCATCGCGTCGCTGACGGTCCGCACGGAGGAGCTCCGACCGCAATGA
- a CDS encoding amidohydrolase has product MTSAPPSLLPDTVLAQFSESDRTLLVELRRSLHRRPELSWKEKQTQARLREALLACGITDVREVADTGLIASIPGTAGKGPAVALRGDIDALPIQEGTGLPFASQHDGVMHACGHDMHATWAVGAGLLLARSPAVGEVRILLQPAEELGEGAPKVIADGGLDGVAAVFGAHVDWRYAVGEIVATEGPLAASTDTFAIEFHGRGGHGARPQDTIDPIVGMAAFVSDVQTIVSRRLDPALPGVITIGKLDAGSAPNVIPEVARCAGTIRATRPESRALLLKELEHLAQSVAATHRLTATVKVTEGTPPLVNSRRGSAWMSDAARDLLGESALKELAVANMGGEDFAFYTEKVDGCFARIGTWREGRSRAGVHTPRFDPDEDALFVAAALLAATARRASADLLG; this is encoded by the coding sequence ATGACCAGCGCACCGCCATCCCTGTTGCCCGACACCGTGCTCGCGCAGTTCAGCGAGTCGGATCGGACCTTGCTTGTCGAGCTCCGACGCTCGCTGCACCGCCGCCCCGAGCTCTCGTGGAAGGAGAAGCAGACGCAGGCTCGGCTGCGCGAGGCGTTGCTCGCCTGCGGCATCACGGATGTGCGCGAGGTCGCGGACACCGGACTGATCGCCTCGATCCCCGGCACGGCCGGCAAGGGACCGGCCGTCGCTCTGCGCGGAGACATTGATGCCCTGCCCATTCAAGAGGGCACGGGGCTTCCCTTCGCCTCCCAGCACGACGGGGTGATGCACGCCTGCGGGCACGATATGCACGCCACCTGGGCGGTTGGTGCAGGGCTGCTGCTCGCGCGGTCCCCGGCTGTAGGCGAGGTGCGCATCCTGCTGCAACCGGCCGAAGAGCTCGGGGAAGGCGCACCCAAGGTCATCGCGGACGGCGGGCTCGATGGCGTTGCAGCCGTTTTCGGCGCGCACGTGGACTGGCGTTACGCCGTCGGCGAGATCGTCGCGACCGAAGGTCCGTTGGCGGCGAGCACGGACACCTTCGCGATCGAGTTCCATGGCCGCGGCGGACACGGCGCGCGTCCGCAGGACACCATCGATCCCATTGTCGGGATGGCGGCGTTCGTTAGCGACGTGCAAACCATCGTATCGCGCCGCCTCGACCCCGCCCTGCCGGGCGTCATCACAATCGGCAAGCTCGACGCCGGCTCGGCGCCGAACGTCATTCCGGAAGTGGCGCGCTGCGCCGGCACCATTCGCGCCACGCGGCCGGAGTCGCGCGCGCTGCTCCTTAAGGAACTGGAGCACCTGGCGCAGTCGGTGGCCGCGACGCATCGGCTCACGGCCACCGTAAAGGTGACGGAAGGCACCCCGCCCTTGGTAAACAGCCGGCGCGGCTCCGCGTGGATGTCTGATGCCGCGCGTGACCTGCTCGGCGAGTCTGCACTCAAGGAACTCGCCGTCGCGAACATGGGCGGCGAGGACTTCGCGTTCTATACGGAGAAGGTCGACGGTTGCTTTGCCCGCATCGGCACCTGGCGCGAGGGGCGCTCCCGTGCCGGCGTGCACACGCCGCGCTTCGATCCGGACGAGGATGCGCTGTTCGTGGCGGCGGCGCTGCTGGCCGCGACCGCGCGCCGCGCCAGCGCGGATCTCCTAGGTTAG
- a CDS encoding threonylcarbamoyl-AMP synthase: protein MTTGQIISVDPSAPDAEVVARAASVIRRGGLVGMPTETVYGLAGDALDPTAVARIYAAKGRPQHSPLIVHVASVDQARELASEWPRMAQALAERFWPGPLTLIVRRRGNVPDAVTAGLDTFGVRVPDHPVALALIRASHTPLAAPSANKFTEVSPVTAQQVANGLGDAVELILDAGRSQVGIESTVVDVSGGRPVVLRPGMISRADIEAVVGPTARRLTPTRGNVVHRSPGQSARHYAPRARVRLLETSQLDTALAAADSSHTGIILCQSEGAPAAALAFSRSLGADPKRYGAGLYDALHAADAAGCEELLVEAPPDTPAWDAIRDRLRRAAHP, encoded by the coding sequence GTGACGACCGGTCAGATCATCTCGGTGGATCCCTCTGCGCCCGATGCGGAGGTGGTGGCCCGCGCGGCGAGCGTCATTCGTCGCGGGGGCTTGGTCGGGATGCCGACGGAAACCGTGTATGGCTTGGCGGGCGATGCGCTGGACCCGACCGCCGTGGCGCGCATCTACGCCGCCAAGGGACGTCCGCAGCACAGCCCGCTCATCGTGCACGTTGCATCGGTGGACCAGGCGCGAGAACTTGCCAGCGAGTGGCCGAGGATGGCGCAGGCCCTGGCTGAACGATTCTGGCCCGGCCCGCTCACGCTGATCGTACGCCGACGCGGAAACGTACCCGACGCGGTCACGGCGGGACTCGACACCTTCGGTGTGCGCGTGCCGGACCATCCCGTGGCGCTCGCGCTGATCCGCGCGAGCCACACGCCGCTTGCCGCGCCGAGTGCGAACAAGTTCACGGAAGTCTCGCCCGTCACCGCGCAGCAGGTGGCCAACGGGCTCGGCGATGCCGTCGAGCTCATCCTCGATGCGGGCCGGTCGCAGGTGGGCATCGAGAGCACGGTTGTTGACGTGAGCGGCGGCCGACCAGTAGTCCTGCGGCCCGGCATGATCTCGCGCGCGGATATCGAGGCGGTTGTCGGACCAACCGCGCGGCGTCTTACGCCGACGCGCGGGAACGTGGTGCACCGATCGCCGGGGCAGTCGGCGCGGCACTACGCGCCGCGCGCGCGGGTACGGTTGCTGGAGACGTCACAGCTCGATACAGCGCTCGCTGCGGCCGACAGCTCGCACACCGGCATCATCCTCTGCCAGTCGGAGGGCGCGCCAGCTGCGGCCCTGGCCTTCAGCCGCAGCCTCGGCGCCGATCCGAAGCGCTACGGCGCTGGACTCTACGACGCGCTGCACGCGGCGGATGCGGCCGGTTGCGAGGAGCTCCTCGTGGAAGCGCCGCCGGACACGCCGGCCTGGGATGCCATCCGTGACAGGCTGCGGCGCGCGGCGCATCCCTGA
- a CDS encoding enoyl-[acyl-carrier-protein] reductase, producing MLTLDLTGKRALVAGVADDGGFGFAIAKALIEAGATVSVATWPPALNIFLNLLERGKMDESRKLPDGSLLSFEKIYPLDAVYDTLEDAPQDVRESKRYKDVGDFSISGLASRLETDFGEKPLDILVHSLANGPEVKKALMDTSRSGYLAALSASAYSLVSMVRAFGPLMRTGGSIASLTYMASERAIPGYGGGMSSAKAALESDTRVLAYEAGRKYGIRVNTISAGPYASRAASAIGIIDNMVKYCQANTPLPEALDAREVGTAATFLCSPLASGITGTTLYVDKGYHAMGMAVDGASVPDFA from the coding sequence ATGCTGACTCTCGACCTCACGGGCAAGCGTGCCCTCGTCGCTGGCGTCGCCGATGACGGCGGCTTCGGCTTTGCCATCGCCAAGGCTCTCATCGAGGCCGGCGCCACGGTTTCCGTCGCGACCTGGCCGCCGGCGCTCAACATCTTCCTCAACCTGCTCGAGCGCGGGAAGATGGACGAGTCGCGCAAGCTGCCCGATGGCTCGCTGCTGTCGTTCGAGAAGATCTATCCACTCGACGCCGTCTACGACACGCTCGAGGATGCACCGCAGGACGTGCGCGAATCCAAGCGCTACAAGGACGTCGGCGACTTCTCCATTTCCGGACTCGCCTCGCGCCTGGAGACAGACTTCGGGGAGAAGCCGCTGGATATCCTCGTGCACTCGCTGGCCAACGGCCCCGAGGTGAAGAAGGCGTTGATGGACACCAGTCGTTCCGGCTACCTCGCCGCACTGAGCGCCAGCGCGTATTCGCTGGTCTCGATGGTGCGTGCCTTTGGACCGCTGATGCGCACGGGTGGCAGCATTGCGTCGCTCACGTACATGGCCAGCGAGCGCGCCATCCCCGGCTACGGCGGCGGCATGAGCTCGGCCAAGGCCGCGCTCGAGAGCGACACGCGTGTGTTGGCCTATGAAGCCGGCCGCAAGTACGGCATCCGCGTCAACACGATTTCCGCGGGCCCGTACGCATCGCGCGCCGCCAGCGCGATCGGCATCATCGACAACATGGTGAAGTACTGCCAGGCCAACACGCCCCTGCCTGAGGCGCTCGATGCGCGCGAGGTCGGCACCGCCGCGACCTTCCTCTGCTCGCCGCTGGCCAGCGGCATCACCGGCACCACGCTCTACGTGGACAAGGGCTACCACGCGATGGGCATGGCGGTCGACGGCGCTAGCGTCCCAGACTTCGCCTGA
- a CDS encoding DMT family transporter produces MTQRDIRDLLLLGAIWGAAFLFIRIAVPEFGPVALVEVRVIIAALVLLVLVASRRQMDKFRGHWGPLTLIGAINTAIPFALFAYATRTVPAGFAAVLNATVPLWGAVLGGLFFKETLGRDRAIGLAIGFVGVVVLVARDLTVGGGAMAIGAALLGSSMYAASAHLTRRLLPGIPSVTIAAGSLVASSALLAIPTLFLLPAAQPSVGAWGATIALALICTGVGYVLYFRLLDNAGATGAMAVTYLIPLFGMVWGAMFLNERITAPMLIGCGCILLGVAATTGLLRRSLGR; encoded by the coding sequence GTGACCCAGCGCGACATCCGCGACCTGCTGCTCCTCGGCGCCATCTGGGGCGCGGCCTTCCTCTTCATTCGCATCGCGGTGCCGGAGTTCGGGCCCGTGGCGTTGGTCGAGGTGCGCGTCATCATCGCGGCCCTGGTGCTGCTGGTGCTGGTCGCTTCGCGCCGGCAGATGGACAAGTTCCGCGGCCATTGGGGACCGCTCACGTTGATTGGCGCCATCAACACAGCGATTCCCTTCGCGCTGTTTGCCTATGCCACGCGCACGGTGCCGGCCGGTTTCGCCGCCGTGCTCAACGCGACGGTGCCACTGTGGGGCGCGGTGCTCGGCGGCCTCTTCTTCAAGGAGACGCTGGGCCGCGACCGCGCGATCGGACTGGCGATTGGCTTTGTCGGCGTTGTCGTGCTAGTCGCGCGCGATCTCACGGTGGGCGGCGGGGCGATGGCCATCGGCGCCGCATTGCTTGGCTCCTCGATGTATGCGGCGTCGGCGCACCTTACGCGCCGACTGTTGCCCGGCATTCCGTCCGTCACGATTGCGGCCGGCAGCCTTGTCGCGTCATCGGCCCTGTTGGCCATCCCGACGCTGTTCCTGCTGCCCGCCGCGCAGCCGTCGGTTGGCGCCTGGGGCGCGACCATCGCACTCGCGCTCATCTGCACGGGTGTCGGCTACGTGCTGTACTTCCGACTGCTCGACAACGCCGGCGCCACGGGCGCGATGGCCGTGACCTATCTCATCCCGCTGTTCGGGATGGTCTGGGGCGCGATGTTCCTCAACGAACGCATCACCGCGCCGATGTTGATCGGCTGCGGTTGCATCCTGCTCGGCGTCGCGGCGACGACGGGCCTGCTCAGGCGAAGTCTGGGACGCTAG